A window of Clostridium sp. 'White wine YQ' contains these coding sequences:
- a CDS encoding serine O-acetyltransferase, with protein MNKDCEKNLINLISEIATSYRQNTVFSVYESANLPNRSEIIEILQELRQLIFPGFFQSKRLTDSTIEYYIGDLLISIQEKLHKQVKLALQYKHKSDYGNDEELIEEKTNKICMTFIKSIPKIQEYIVTDVQAAYDGDPAAGDIEQVIFSYPGVFAISIYRIAHELDKLAVPYIPRIMTEYAHGKTGIDINAGAEIGKYFFIDHGTGVVIGQTCIIGEYVKIYQGVTLGALSTRGGQALEGVRRHPTIEDNVTIYSGATILGGETIIGKNSVIGGNAFITQSVPADTRVSVKNPELKFRNSKPEELKQEFIFDWVI; from the coding sequence ATGAATAAGGATTGTGAAAAAAATTTAATTAATTTAATCTCAGAAATTGCAACGAGCTATAGACAAAACACTGTTTTTTCAGTTTATGAGTCTGCCAATCTACCAAATAGAAGTGAGATAATTGAAATATTGCAGGAATTAAGACAGTTAATTTTTCCTGGTTTCTTTCAAAGTAAAAGACTTACTGATAGTACTATTGAATACTATATTGGAGATCTCTTAATAAGTATTCAAGAGAAACTGCATAAACAAGTTAAATTAGCTTTACAGTATAAGCATAAAAGTGATTACGGAAATGATGAAGAATTAATAGAAGAAAAAACAAACAAAATATGCATGACATTCATTAAATCAATACCAAAGATTCAAGAATATATTGTAACTGATGTTCAAGCTGCTTATGATGGAGATCCAGCAGCTGGAGATATAGAGCAAGTTATATTCTCTTATCCAGGGGTATTTGCAATTAGTATATATAGAATAGCTCATGAGCTAGATAAATTGGCTGTGCCATACATTCCAAGAATTATGACTGAGTATGCTCATGGAAAAACAGGAATTGATATTAATGCAGGAGCTGAAATTGGAAAGTACTTCTTTATAGACCATGGTACAGGTGTGGTTATAGGACAAACTTGCATTATTGGTGAGTATGTAAAGATATATCAAGGTGTAACATTAGGAGCTTTATCAACTAGAGGCGGTCAAGCACTTGAAGGGGTAAGAAGACATCCTACTATTGAAGATAACGTAACTATTTACTCAGGAGCTACTATTTTAGGAGGAGAAACTATAATAGGCAAGAACTCAGTAATTGGAGGAAATGCCTTTATTACACAATCTGTCCCAGCAGACACTAGAGTAAGTGTAAAAAATCCTGAACTAAAATTTAGAAACAGTAAACCAGAAGAACTAAAACAAGAATTTATATTTGACTGGGTTATCTAG
- a CDS encoding HAD domain-containing protein: MKVIFLDIDGVLNSEEFFVNNKDQVIDKNRVSILKNIIDITGAIIVMSSGWKLWFDDNMMPQDGYSESLYEILCEFDIKLFGKTPDFSNEEIRTRKTFSHVKAKEIKAWIDEHEDIDKYVVIDDLDMKDEEINSHLVRINGKIGITEEDAKTVIDMIK; encoded by the coding sequence ATGAAGGTTATATTTCTTGATATAGATGGTGTTCTTAATTCTGAAGAATTTTTTGTGAATAACAAAGATCAAGTAATTGATAAAAATAGAGTGAGTATTTTAAAAAATATTATTGATATAACAGGGGCTATTATCGTTATGTCTTCTGGTTGGAAATTATGGTTTGATGATAATATGATGCCACAGGATGGTTATTCCGAAAGTTTATATGAAATTTTATGTGAGTTTGACATAAAGTTATTTGGGAAAACACCTGATTTTAGCAATGAAGAAATAAGAACTAGAAAAACATTTAGCCATGTAAAAGCCAAAGAAATTAAGGCATGGATAGATGAACATGAAGATATAGATAAATATGTTGTGATAGATGATTTAGATATGAAGGATGAAGAAATAAATTCCCATTTAGTTAGGATAAATGGGAAAATAGGTATTACCGAAGAGGATGCTAAAACTGTTATAGATATGATTAAATAA
- the thiF gene encoding sulfur carrier protein ThiS adenylyltransferase ThiF, with protein MKITLNGKETEVNLETAFEVRNQFGDETDIVILNGFQIDNDNKISEDDILTIIRKGTMPKEEELESMMMARHTPHVHKKLKQGKVAIAGLGGLGSNISIMLARIGLGHLLLVDFDIVEPSNLNRQCYNISHLGLPKTVALKKQIEEINPFIKVETITTRVTEDNVVELFSGYDVICEAFDKPDAKAILVNVGLSELPKAKIVAASGMAGYESSNLIKTTRPMKNLYVCGDLENGSGIGSGLMAPRVQICAGHQANMILRLLVGIEEI; from the coding sequence GTGAAGATAACCTTAAATGGAAAAGAAACTGAAGTAAATTTAGAAACAGCCTTTGAAGTAAGAAATCAATTTGGAGATGAAACTGACATCGTAATCCTAAATGGCTTTCAAATAGACAATGATAACAAAATATCTGAAGATGATATTTTAACTATAATCCGTAAAGGTACTATGCCTAAGGAAGAAGAACTTGAAAGTATGATGATGGCAAGACACACTCCTCATGTTCATAAGAAACTAAAGCAGGGTAAGGTTGCTATTGCTGGCTTAGGTGGACTAGGTTCTAATATATCAATTATGCTTGCAAGAATAGGTCTTGGTCATCTATTATTAGTGGATTTTGATATTGTTGAGCCAAGTAATCTTAATCGTCAATGCTATAACATAAGCCATTTAGGACTACCTAAGACAGTTGCTTTAAAAAAGCAAATAGAAGAAATCAATCCATTTATCAAAGTAGAAACCATAACTACTAGAGTAACTGAAGATAATGTTGTGGAACTTTTTAGTGGCTATGATGTTATCTGTGAAGCTTTTGATAAGCCAGATGCAAAAGCAATTCTTGTTAATGTTGGACTTAGTGAATTACCTAAGGCTAAGATAGTTGCTGCTTCCGGCATGGCTGGGTATGAAAGTTCAAATCTAATAAAAACCACAAGACCTATGAAAAATTTATATGTTTGTGGAGATTTAGAAAATGGTTCTGGAATAGGTAGTGGACTTATGGCACCAAGAGTACAAATATGTGCTGGACACCAAGCAAATATGATACTTAGATTATTAGTTGGAATCGAAGAAATATAG
- a CDS encoding epoxyqueuosine reductase, translating into MLGELIAELKTLGASFIKFADISMLSHKENRGYSSAILIGIALSPRYIYRLSKENILDYSEFSEKEHRADNLADWTEEFIISKGYKAFSQSERNLLQHDLFKREIKTTPLPHKKAAVLAGVGFIGKNNLLVTKEYGSALCMCSVLIDVPLPIEKTEIIMPKCGECTICKDICPAKVIHGTTWEVGIDRDLIVDVYNCVTCLKCLSHCAWTQKYMLIKEKN; encoded by the coding sequence ATGTTAGGGGAATTAATAGCTGAACTAAAAACTCTTGGTGCAAGTTTTATAAAATTTGCTGATATTTCTATGCTTTCTCATAAAGAGAATAGAGGGTATAGTAGTGCCATTTTAATTGGAATTGCCTTAAGTCCAAGGTATATTTATAGGCTGTCTAAAGAAAACATACTAGATTATTCTGAGTTTTCAGAGAAGGAACACAGAGCAGATAACCTTGCAGATTGGACTGAAGAATTTATTATTTCTAAAGGATATAAAGCATTTTCTCAATCTGAAAGGAATTTACTCCAGCATGATCTTTTTAAGAGAGAAATAAAAACAACTCCACTTCCTCATAAAAAGGCTGCAGTTTTAGCTGGTGTAGGATTTATTGGGAAAAATAATTTACTAGTTACTAAGGAGTACGGAAGTGCATTATGCATGTGTAGTGTTTTAATAGATGTACCACTACCAATAGAAAAAACAGAAATAATTATGCCAAAGTGCGGGGAGTGCACTATTTGTAAGGACATATGTCCCGCAAAAGTTATACACGGAACAACATGGGAAGTTGGAATAGACAGGGATTTAATTGTTGATGTATACAACTGTGTAACTTGCTTGAAATGTTTATCTCATTGCGCATGGACACAGAAATATATGTTAATAAAGGAGAAAAATTAA
- a CDS encoding DUF2087 domain-containing protein → MKEFVRSASIDDFKRGYVWNSKNGEFKCLICGKDIGSSDENAATHMLEHGSSIEGLLSLEKIYTGLTDIQKELIQMISNKYSDKEIAIKLACTESTVRNMRFALRERARQARAFLAIMDLAEGERIVNSQPKLRNFPVKEEKRKALLPRFAALFEPDKEYTELEVKRIIKPIYEDDAIIRRYLVDYGYLGRNKDGSKYYKKNEENNMKDASRKELINKYKEQEVEQGIVQIYNKETGYSFVDISKNLYKPFEAMKFQLNLGIFKCKELQGDWKVYGEDSFEFKVVEKLKPREGATDKENLADLKELLKMWIESQGEDLKLYPR, encoded by the coding sequence ATGAAGGAATTTGTGCGTAGTGCATCTATAGATGATTTTAAAAGAGGATATGTTTGGAATAGTAAAAATGGAGAATTTAAGTGCCTTATATGTGGAAAAGATATTGGCAGCAGTGATGAAAATGCAGCAACTCACATGCTTGAGCATGGAAGTTCTATTGAGGGACTTTTATCGCTAGAAAAGATATATACTGGACTAACAGACATCCAAAAAGAACTTATACAAATGATATCCAATAAATATAGTGATAAAGAAATAGCAATAAAATTAGCTTGCACTGAATCAACTGTTAGAAACATGAGATTTGCATTAAGAGAAAGAGCAAGACAAGCAAGAGCCTTTCTTGCAATTATGGATTTAGCTGAAGGGGAAAGGATTGTTAATAGTCAGCCTAAGCTTCGTAACTTTCCAGTTAAAGAAGAGAAAAGAAAAGCTTTATTACCAAGGTTTGCAGCACTGTTTGAACCAGATAAAGAATATACAGAACTTGAAGTTAAGAGAATTATTAAACCAATATATGAAGATGATGCGATTATAAGACGTTATTTAGTTGATTACGGCTATTTGGGAAGAAATAAAGATGGAAGCAAATATTATAAAAAGAATGAGGAAAACAATATGAAAGATGCAAGTAGAAAAGAGTTAATAAATAAATATAAAGAGCAAGAAGTAGAGCAAGGAATAGTTCAAATTTATAATAAGGAAACTGGATATTCATTTGTTGATATATCAAAGAATCTTTATAAGCCTTTTGAAGCTATGAAATTTCAGTTAAACCTTGGAATATTTAAATGCAAGGAGCTACAAGGTGATTGGAAAGTTTATGGAGAAGATTCTTTTGAATTTAAAGTTGTAGAGAAGCTTAAACCTAGAGAAGGAGCGACAGATAAAGAAAACCTAGCAGATCTAAAAGAATTATTAAAGATGTGGATTGAAAGCCAAGGTGAGGACTTAAAATTATACCCAAGGTAA
- a CDS encoding sugar ABC transporter permease, translating to MEVKIEQNVKKVNPKKMTYKYKMNKAERAALWGKRIFLWISILIVIFPIFAIITASLSPGTSFMQKTLIPKEISLVNYKVVLSAKDGFLKWMLNTTFVALAVSTIQLIMTMPAAYAFSKMRFTGRKNGLMTLLILQMFPSSMAVPAILAIAYKVPFGMDNLWFLVLVLCAGSAYNIWLMKGFIDGLPQALDEAAMVDGATSWQVFTKIILPLSKPMAVVIFFFSFISIYGEFIFSAALIKEKSLKLLVPGLKSLMVDKVTNWPQYAAASILISIPLAIVFVCIQKFITRGLVAGSIKE from the coding sequence ATGGAAGTAAAAATAGAGCAAAATGTGAAGAAAGTAAATCCAAAGAAAATGACATATAAATATAAAATGAATAAAGCTGAAAGAGCTGCTTTATGGGGAAAGAGAATTTTTTTATGGATATCAATTTTAATTGTTATATTTCCTATTTTTGCAATAATAACAGCATCACTATCTCCAGGTACAAGCTTTATGCAAAAGACCTTAATTCCTAAAGAAATAAGCCTAGTAAATTATAAGGTTGTATTATCAGCTAAAGATGGATTTTTAAAATGGATGTTAAATACAACTTTTGTAGCATTAGCTGTATCAACAATTCAGCTTATTATGACAATGCCAGCAGCTTATGCATTCTCTAAAATGAGATTTACGGGAAGAAAAAATGGTCTTATGACGCTATTAATACTTCAAATGTTTCCATCAAGTATGGCAGTTCCAGCAATACTTGCAATTGCATACAAAGTACCATTTGGTATGGATAATCTATGGTTCTTAGTCCTAGTACTATGTGCAGGCAGTGCATATAATATATGGCTAATGAAAGGGTTTATTGATGGTCTCCCACAAGCTTTAGATGAAGCGGCTATGGTAGATGGAGCTACTTCCTGGCAGGTATTTACAAAGATAATATTGCCTTTAAGCAAGCCTATGGCTGTGGTTATATTTTTCTTTTCATTCATTTCTATATACGGAGAGTTTATTTTTTCGGCAGCTTTAATTAAGGAAAAATCATTAAAGCTATTGGTTCCAGGGCTAAAGAGTCTTATGGTGGATAAAGTAACTAACTGGCCACAATATGCAGCAGCATCTATATTAATTTCAATTCCTTTGGCAATAGTTTTTGTGTGCATTCAAAAGTTTATTACTAGAGGACTTGTAGCAGGTTCAATAAAGGAATAG
- a CDS encoding thiamine phosphate synthase, with protein MLICVTNRKLCKDDFLDRLNLLAKGKPYGIMLREKDLSQFEYESLAIKVKEICDINKVPLIINQNIDVALKLDIPNIQLSMNNLRSHATILSKFKNIGASVHSVEEAREAQELGATYLIAGHIFPTDCKKGVPERGLSFLQEVCNAVSIPVFAIGGITDDKLEDVKNAGSTGVCVMSESMTCPDPINFIKRFT; from the coding sequence ATGCTAATTTGTGTAACCAACAGAAAACTTTGCAAGGATGATTTTTTAGATAGATTAAATCTTCTGGCTAAAGGAAAACCTTATGGAATTATGCTAAGAGAAAAAGACTTAAGCCAATTTGAATATGAGTCTTTGGCTATAAAAGTAAAAGAGATTTGTGATATTAACAAAGTACCTCTTATTATAAATCAAAATATTGATGTAGCCTTAAAGCTTGATATTCCTAACATTCAACTATCTATGAATAATTTAAGGTCTCATGCAACTATACTTTCTAAGTTTAAAAACATAGGCGCTTCAGTTCATTCTGTAGAGGAAGCAAGAGAAGCTCAAGAATTAGGAGCCACTTACTTAATTGCAGGTCATATATTTCCTACGGATTGTAAAAAAGGAGTTCCTGAGAGAGGACTCTCATTTTTACAAGAAGTATGTAATGCCGTGAGCATACCAGTATTTGCAATAGGCGGAATAACTGATGATAAGTTAGAAGATGTTAAAAATGCAGGATCAACTGGTGTATGTGTTATGAGCGAATCTATGACTTGTCCAGATCCAATTAATTTTATTAAGAGATTCACTTAA
- a CDS encoding CPBP family intramembrane glutamic endopeptidase, giving the protein MKKLYERKAVLHSLVWLILYLVLNTISDNIAGALNLDFNMVTAIPNLLLSVICYFYLKRTSIANDIGLLTKPAEKSSVMLYYIPLIILPFLNLIYGINTSLSIVEIAFLLAMYAGVGFMEEVIFRGLMFKALIKKWNRYVVVIFISFTFAMGHIVSMTAIGQNSTDTVLQIINALVVGCMFMTVILASGNLTICIIVHIMYNFIGNISMANSSHIEIIAVNTTITVLYFLYLFFKGKHTKAFFSNTNSF; this is encoded by the coding sequence ATGAAAAAATTATATGAAAGAAAAGCTGTTTTACATTCCCTTGTTTGGTTAATACTGTACCTCGTACTTAACACTATTTCAGACAATATAGCTGGCGCACTGAATCTAGACTTTAATATGGTAACTGCGATTCCTAATTTGCTGCTGTCAGTGATATGCTATTTCTATTTAAAACGCACTTCTATAGCCAATGATATTGGACTTTTAACAAAACCTGCAGAAAAAAGTTCTGTGATGCTGTATTATATACCTCTAATTATATTACCATTTTTAAATTTAATCTATGGTATTAACACATCATTATCTATAGTGGAAATTGCTTTTTTACTGGCCATGTACGCTGGGGTGGGATTTATGGAGGAAGTCATTTTTCGTGGTCTCATGTTCAAAGCATTGATAAAGAAATGGAACCGCTATGTAGTAGTTATTTTTATAAGTTTTACCTTTGCAATGGGACACATTGTCAGCATGACAGCAATTGGACAAAACAGCACAGATACAGTATTGCAAATAATCAACGCTCTTGTGGTAGGCTGTATGTTTATGACGGTCATTCTGGCCAGCGGAAATCTGACTATCTGCATTATCGTGCATATTATGTATAATTTCATTGGAAATATATCTATGGCTAATAGTAGTCACATAGAAATAATCGCGGTTAATACTACAATTACTGTATTGTACTTTCTGTATTTATTTTTCAAAGGTAAACATACCAAGGCATTTTTTAGCAATACTAATTCTTTCTAA
- the thiS gene encoding sulfur carrier protein ThiS, producing the protein MKVNGTSISLESSKSLLDFLSEQNYDVTKIAVELNGDIVPKAAYKDTMLYDEDTIEVVRFVGGG; encoded by the coding sequence ATGAAAGTAAATGGAACCTCAATTTCTTTAGAAAGCAGTAAAAGTTTATTAGATTTTTTAAGTGAACAAAACTATGATGTAACTAAAATCGCTGTTGAACTTAATGGTGATATTGTGCCTAAAGCAGCATACAAAGATACTATGCTTTATGATGAAGATACTATAGAAGTTGTAAGATTTGTAGGAGGTGGCTGA
- a CDS encoding glycoside hydrolase family 13 protein: MNKHAIYHITDTPYAYGKDLNTLRVVLRTANGDIKECILCYKDRYDWKDEFLTERMQIDRTTELYDFYKADISVERNRYRYFFKLVDKEDNIYYLDERGLRDYKIPKDEATAFQYPYIAEGDLYKEVNWLQESVVYQIFVDRFCNGDKDNDPKNTLKWGSPVTPKSMFGGDIKGIISKLDYLKDLGVDLIYLTPIFKSSSNHKYDVNDYYNIDPQFGTLEEGKTLVSECHKRGIRIVFDCVFNHSGDDFFAFQDVLKNGEKSKYKDWYFIDSYPVDQKKVNYYSFSNHIKSMPKLNTSNKEVKEYLLKVGEFWIKEVGIDGWRLDVCDEVDHKFWRSFKDRVKECKNDSIIIGEIMHEATSFLKGDQMDGIMNYPFKGALIDFFARRAITVEQFNEILGQNSTIYMEGITRQLWNLIGSHDTQRFLTECEDDIERMKLAIGFQFSYIGVPYIYYGDEIGLTGGEDPESRKCMIWEKDKQNLELFDWYKCLIKIRKDNLSLVYGDYKVLYCKENVLIFERNFNGEKIIVAINNNYKKYYVNLGLDTMAKDLLKDGVVDLSKTLILDSMEFKIWKEEGMFAN; encoded by the coding sequence TTGAATAAACATGCGATTTATCATATAACTGACACACCATATGCTTACGGGAAGGATTTAAATACATTAAGAGTTGTTCTAAGAACTGCAAATGGTGATATAAAAGAATGCATTTTATGCTATAAGGATAGATATGATTGGAAAGATGAATTTTTAACAGAGAGAATGCAAATAGATAGAACTACAGAATTGTATGATTTTTATAAAGCAGATATATCAGTAGAAAGAAATAGATATAGATACTTTTTTAAGTTAGTTGATAAGGAAGATAATATTTACTATTTAGATGAAAGAGGGTTAAGGGATTATAAAATACCAAAGGATGAGGCTACAGCTTTTCAATATCCTTATATTGCAGAAGGGGATTTATATAAAGAGGTAAATTGGCTTCAAGAATCTGTAGTTTATCAAATATTTGTAGATAGATTTTGCAATGGAGATAAAGACAATGATCCAAAGAATACATTGAAATGGGGCAGCCCTGTAACACCAAAATCAATGTTTGGAGGAGATATAAAGGGGATTATAAGCAAATTAGATTATTTAAAAGATTTAGGGGTGGATTTAATATATTTAACTCCAATATTTAAATCTTCCTCCAATCATAAATATGATGTAAATGACTATTATAATATTGATCCTCAATTTGGAACTCTTGAAGAGGGAAAAACACTTGTTAGTGAATGCCATAAAAGAGGAATAAGGATAGTTTTTGATTGCGTTTTTAATCATTCTGGAGATGACTTTTTTGCATTTCAGGATGTACTTAAAAACGGTGAAAAATCAAAATATAAGGATTGGTATTTTATAGATAGCTATCCTGTAGATCAAAAGAAGGTTAATTATTATTCCTTTTCAAATCATATTAAGTCAATGCCAAAGCTAAATACCAGTAACAAAGAAGTAAAAGAATATTTACTTAAGGTCGGTGAGTTTTGGATAAAAGAAGTAGGAATAGATGGCTGGAGGCTGGATGTATGTGATGAAGTGGATCATAAATTTTGGAGAAGCTTTAAGGATAGGGTTAAGGAATGTAAGAATGATAGCATAATTATTGGAGAAATAATGCATGAGGCAACATCCTTCTTAAAGGGTGATCAAATGGATGGAATAATGAACTATCCTTTTAAAGGGGCTTTGATTGACTTCTTCGCAAGAAGAGCTATAACAGTAGAACAGTTTAATGAGATTCTAGGGCAGAATAGCACCATATATATGGAGGGAATTACAAGACAACTGTGGAATTTGATTGGAAGTCACGATACTCAAAGATTTTTAACTGAATGTGAGGATGATATTGAGAGAATGAAGCTAGCAATTGGATTCCAGTTTAGCTATATAGGTGTTCCGTATATTTATTATGGTGATGAAATAGGACTTACTGGGGGAGAAGACCCAGAATCAAGAAAATGTATGATATGGGAAAAGGATAAACAAAACCTTGAACTTTTTGATTGGTATAAGTGCTTAATTAAAATAAGAAAAGATAATTTATCCTTAGTGTATGGTGATTATAAGGTGCTATATTGCAAAGAAAATGTACTGATATTTGAAAGAAACTTTAATGGGGAAAAGATAATAGTAGCTATTAATAATAATTATAAGAAATATTATGTAAACCTTGGGTTAGATACAATGGCTAAGGATTTATTAAAAGATGGAGTAGTGGACTTAAGCAAAACGTTAATTTTAGATTCAATGGAATTTAAGATTTGGAAAGAAGAAGGTATGTTTGCGAATTAA
- the thiH gene encoding 2-iminoacetate synthase ThiH, with amino-acid sequence MEAIKVDHMKYLSDMEITNSDIMDKVLKLVNEYNHENYTEIDVKKALAKDTLSIEDYAAILSPAALPLLEDMARKSMEETKKHFGNSVCLFTPLYIANYCENHCVYCGFNCMNKIHRGMLSLEEIEAELKEIALTGLQEILLLTGESRHMSGVDYIGEAVKLASKYFTTVGIEIYPLNSDEYAFLHECGADFVSVYQETYNTDKYEQVHLRGPKRIFPYRFNAQERAILGGMRGVSFGALLGLDDFRKDAFAAGLHAYFIQQKYPQAEVSFSTPRLRPYINNADNNPNDVHEKQLLQVMLAYRLFMPFAGITISTRERAGFRDNVIGLAATKISAGVKVGVGGHSEEEKGDEQFEISDPRSVNEVHEMILSKGLQPVYTDYIRV; translated from the coding sequence ATGGAAGCTATTAAAGTAGATCATATGAAGTATTTATCTGACATGGAAATCACTAATTCAGATATTATGGACAAGGTATTAAAACTAGTTAATGAATATAACCATGAAAACTATACAGAAATTGATGTGAAAAAAGCTTTAGCAAAGGATACTCTTTCAATTGAAGATTATGCTGCAATACTCTCTCCTGCAGCCTTGCCATTACTTGAAGATATGGCAAGAAAATCAATGGAAGAAACTAAAAAGCATTTTGGTAATTCTGTTTGTCTTTTTACACCATTATATATTGCTAACTATTGTGAGAACCATTGTGTTTACTGTGGTTTTAACTGCATGAATAAAATTCACCGTGGAATGCTTTCCTTGGAAGAAATAGAGGCTGAACTTAAGGAAATAGCTCTTACTGGTTTACAAGAGATTCTCCTTTTAACTGGTGAATCTAGACATATGTCTGGAGTTGATTACATTGGAGAAGCTGTAAAATTAGCTTCCAAATACTTCACTACAGTTGGTATTGAGATATATCCATTAAATTCTGATGAATATGCATTTTTACATGAATGTGGGGCAGATTTTGTTTCTGTTTATCAAGAAACCTATAATACTGATAAATATGAACAAGTTCATTTAAGAGGGCCAAAAAGAATATTCCCTTATCGCTTTAATGCTCAAGAACGTGCAATACTTGGAGGTATGCGTGGTGTTTCTTTTGGAGCATTACTTGGACTTGATGATTTTAGAAAAGATGCCTTTGCAGCAGGGTTACATGCTTATTTTATACAACAAAAATATCCTCAAGCAGAAGTTTCCTTTTCTACTCCTAGATTAAGACCTTATATAAATAATGCAGATAATAACCCAAATGATGTTCACGAAAAGCAACTTCTACAAGTTATGCTTGCTTATAGATTATTTATGCCTTTTGCAGGTATAACAATTTCTACAAGAGAAAGAGCTGGCTTCCGTGATAATGTTATTGGACTTGCAGCTACAAAAATATCTGCCGGAGTTAAGGTTGGTGTTGGTGGCCATAGTGAAGAAGAAAAAGGTGATGAGCAATTTGAAATCTCTGATCCCAGAAGTGTAAATGAAGTTCATGAAATGATTCTTTCCAAAGGCTTACAACCTGTTTATACGGATTATATAAGAGTTTAG
- a CDS encoding thiazole synthase, translating to MSDKLIIGGHEFQSRFILGSGKFSLELIKAAIESGGAEMITLALRRANVGGEENILDYIPKGITLLPNTSGARNAEEAVRIARLAREIGCGNFVKVEVIHDSKYLLPDNYETIKATEMLAKEGFVVMPYMYPDLNVARSLVNAGAAAVMPLGSPIGSNKGLCTKEFIQILINEINLPIIVDAGIGRPSQACEAMEMGASAVMCNTAISSAKDVTLMAKAFKQAVEAGREAYLAGLGRVLDFKGEASSPLTGFLED from the coding sequence ATGAGTGATAAGTTAATAATTGGGGGACATGAATTTCAATCAAGATTTATATTAGGTTCAGGTAAATTTTCACTTGAATTAATAAAAGCTGCTATAGAAAGTGGCGGAGCAGAAATGATAACTTTAGCTCTTCGCCGTGCAAATGTTGGTGGAGAAGAAAATATTTTAGATTACATTCCTAAAGGTATTACGCTCCTGCCTAACACTTCTGGAGCTAGAAACGCTGAGGAAGCAGTTAGAATAGCACGTCTAGCTAGAGAAATTGGATGTGGTAATTTTGTTAAAGTTGAGGTAATACATGATTCAAAATATTTATTACCAGATAACTATGAAACAATAAAAGCTACTGAAATGCTTGCAAAGGAGGGCTTTGTTGTAATGCCATATATGTATCCAGATTTAAATGTGGCAAGATCCCTTGTTAATGCTGGTGCAGCAGCAGTTATGCCTTTAGGCTCACCGATTGGAAGTAATAAAGGTCTTTGTACTAAAGAATTTATTCAAATATTAATTAATGAAATTAACTTACCTATAATTGTAGATGCTGGTATTGGCCGTCCATCACAAGCATGTGAAGCTATGGAAATGGGGGCTTCAGCTGTTATGTGTAATACTGCAATTTCATCTGCAAAAGATGTTACTCTTATGGCGAAAGCTTTTAAACAAGCTGTTGAGGCTGGTCGTGAAGCTTATTTAGCTGGTCTTGGAAGAGTTCTAGATTTTAAAGGTGAAGCATCAAGTCCTCTAACAGGATTTTTGGAGGATTAA